Genomic segment of Arachnia propionica:
TTCCGGGTGGTCTCGGGAAGCCCGATCATCTCCAGATGGGCCGGGATTCCCGACGCGAACCGCTCGACCAGGGGCCGTGTCCTGCGAAGCCACGCCTTTACCTGCTCATCGTTCCACGCGGCCTGCCGGTCGTGGGTCGGGGCGTGACTGGCGACCCCCGCCATGGCCCGCACGGACTGCGCGTAGTCATCGGCGACAGCACCGGGCGCGACCCCCGCATTGGCGAGCAGGATGGCGGTCACCATTCCGGTGCGGTCACGCCCTGCGCTGCAGTGCACGAAGATCCCGGGTTCGGCTGCCGCCAGCGTCGTCAGGGCGGCGGCCACCAGACCAGGGAGGATTCGCAGGTTGTGGGGCCAGTATTCGGGGGAATCGAGGATCGGGAAACAGGTTTCCCGGAACTCCGCGTTGTCGTGGTCCTCGGTGGGTGCGCAGCGAATCACCACGTCCCGCAGGGCGTCCTCACCTACCCGGGGATCGCCGTCGCGCCTGCCCTGCTCCTCGGGGCAGCGCAGGTCCACCACGGTCCGCAGCCCCCAGTCGC
This window contains:
- a CDS encoding tyrosine-protein phosphatase, producing the protein MRELDWGGAPNIRDLGGLGGRWGETRYGRVARGPRRELIPERGWRAARDWGLRTVVDLRCPEEQGRRDGDPRVGEDALRDVVIRCAPTEDHDNAEFRETCFPILDSPEYWPHNLRILPGLVAAALTTLAAAEPGIFVHCSAGRDRTGMVTAILLANAGVAPGAVADDYAQSVRAMAGVASHAPTHDRQAAWNDEQVKAWLRRTRPLVERFASGIPAHLEMIGLPETTRNRLRALLLDA